A part of Antechinus flavipes isolate AdamAnt ecotype Samford, QLD, Australia chromosome 6, AdamAnt_v2, whole genome shotgun sequence genomic DNA contains:
- the CLDN24 gene encoding putative claudin-24: MVLIFKRVIQLVGLSLSLLGWILSCLTTYLPQWKILNLELNEMENWTMGLWQTCVFQEEVGMQCKDFDSFLALPTELKISRILMFLSNGFGVLGLLVSGLGLDCLRIGEGQGELKKRLMILGGILLWLSGITALIPVSWVAHITVQEFWDETIPDIVPRWEFGVALFVGWVAGFSLLLGGFLLNCAAFSTETPSGHYTVAETQAQCPHLEAGNTDPKV, from the coding sequence ATGGTTTTAATCTTCAAGAGAGTAATTCAATTAGTTGGGCTTTCATTATCTTTATTGGGATGGATTTTGTCCTGTCTCACAACTTACTTGCCGCAGTGGAAGATTCTTAATTTAGagctaaatgaaatggagaactGGACCATGGGACTCTGGCAGACTTGCGTTTTCCAAGAGGAAGTGGGGATGCAATGTAAGGATTTTGATTCATTCTTGGCTTTGCCTACTGAGCTGAAGATCTCCAGGATTTTAATGTTTCTGTCAAATGGGTTTGGAGTTTTGGGCCTGCTTGTGTCTGGGCTTGGTTTGGATTGTTTGAGGATTGGAGAAGGGCAAGGAGAACTCAAGAAGCGGCTGATGATCCTGGGAGGAATTCTGCTATGGCTTTCAGGAATTACAGCTCTCATTCCGGTGTCTTGGGTTGCCCACATCACAGTTCAGGAATTTTGGGATGAAACCATTCCAGATATTGTCCCCAGATGGGAGTTTGGAGTAGCTCTCTTTGTTGGTTGGGTTGCtggattttctcttttgcttGGAGGGTTTCTACTTAACTGTGCAGCCTTTTCAACTGAAACTCCTTCGGGCCACTACACAGTGGCAGAAACGCAAGCTCAGTGTCCTCACCTGGAAGCTGGAAACACAGATCCTAAAGTGTAG
- the CLDN22 gene encoding claudin-22, producing MALVFRTMAQLVGLSLSLLGWILSCLTTYLPQWKNLNLELNEMENWTMGLWQTCVIQEEGGMQCKDFDSFLALPAELRISRILMFLSNGFGVLGLLTSGFGLDCLRIGEGQGELKKRLMILGGILLWLSGITALIPVSWVAHITVQEFWDETIPDIVPRWEFGVALFVGWFAGFFLIIGGSLLNCAACFTQISPSFDHYTVAELQDPIQNLEMKNTPLKI from the coding sequence ATGGCTTTAGTTTTTAGAACTATGGCACAATTAGTTGGACTTTCATTATCCTTGCTGGGATGGATTTTATCTTGTCTCACAACTTACTTGCCACAGTGGAAGAATCTCAACTTAGaactaaatgaaatggagaactGGACCATGGGACTCTGGCAGACTTGTGTTATTCAAGAGGAAGGAGGGATGCAGTGTAAGGATTTTGATTCATTCTTGGCTTTGCCTGCTGAGCTGAGGATCTCCAGGATTTTAATGTTCCTATCAAATGGATTTGGAGTTCTGGGCCTGTTGACATCAGGATTTGGTTTGGATTGTTTAAGGATTGGAGAAGGGCAAGGAGAGCTCAAGAAGCGGTTGATGATCCTGGGAGGAATTCTGCTGTGGCTTTCAGGAATTACAGCCCTTATCCCAGTATCTTGGGTTGCCCACATCACAGTTCAGGAATTTTGGGATGAGACCATTCCAGATATTGTTCCCAGATGGGAGTTTGGAGTAGCTCTCTTTGTTGGCTGGTTTGCTGGATTTTTTCTCATTATTGGAGGTTCTTTACTTAATTGTGCAGCCTGTTTTACTCAAATATCTCCATCCTTTGATCATTATACAGTGGCAGAACTTCAAGATCCAATTCAAAATCTGGAGATGAAAAATACCCCTCTGAAAATCTAA